Genomic window (Croceicoccus sp. Ery15):
CTTGGCCAGCTGGTGCGTGGCCGCGCGGGTCAGCTGCGTGCGCAGCGGTGTGTTGGGCGGGATGAAGGCGGCGCCGGGCATGTGCAGGCCCATCATTTCCATCATCATCTGGTTGGAATTGGCCGTGCCGTAAAAGGTGCAGGTTCCCGGCGCGTGATAGCTGGCGCTTTCGCTGGCCAGCAATTCCTCGCGCCCGACCTTGCCTTCGGCGTAAAGCTGGCGGGTCTGCTGTTTCTGCTTGTTCGAAATGCCGGTGGGCATCGGGCCCGACGGGATCAGAATGCACGGCAGATGGCCGAACCGCAGCGCGCCCATCAGCAGGCCGGGTACGATCTTGTCGCAAATGCCCAGCAGCGCCATGCCGTCATAGGTTTCGTGCGAAAGCGCCACGGCCGTCGCCAGTGCGATGGAATCGCGGCTGAACAGCGACAGTTCCATGCCGTCCTGCCCTTGCGTGACCCCGTCGCACATTGCCGGCGTGCCGCCCGCGACCTGCGCGGTCGCGCCGACTTCGCGGGCGTACAGCTTCATCGCCTCGGGGTATCGGCCATAGGGCTGATGCGCCGAGAGCATGTCGTTATAGGCGGTGACGATCGCCAGATTGGGCGAGACCCCGCTGCCGATCGCGCCCTTGTCGTTCCCGCTGGCCGCGAATGCGTGGGCAAGGTTCGAACAGGCCAGCTGCGTGCGGTTGGGCTGTCGCTGTGCCTCGCGCTCCATCAGTTCAAGATAACGGCCACGCGTGTCGCGGCTGTTGTCGATGATGCGCTGCGTTACGCGGGCGAACTGGTCGTTAAGTCTGGGCATGGCGCCTTCCCCGGGATTTCAATCGTTTTGCGAACGCCGATATCGTCAGGGACTCGGCCGTCCGCCTATATTGCATTGCAGCATATCAGGTCTGTGACCTTCATGCAGGTTTTCGCGTTCGGGCGGGAAGGGCGCAACTTCCAGCCATCTTGATATCAGGCCTTAGCCCCTCTGCCTCTCACCCTTCTGCCGGTTACCCTTCATGCCACGTTACTCCGTCGCGTTCGGTCAGGCCAATGGCTGCGGTCGGACCCCAGCTTCCGGCGGTATAGGCCTTGGGCCTGGTATCGTTCGCGGTCCAGCTGGCGCGGATGCCGTCGATCCAATCCCATTGCGCCTCCACCTCGTCACGGCGGACGAACAGGGTCTGGTCGCCTTCCACCAGATCGAGGAGCAGCCGTTCATAGGCGATCCGCCGTTGCGGACCCGAAAAAGCCTCGGGCATCGCAATGTCGAGCGGAGTCGCGCGCAGGCGGATGCCTTCGCGGTCCAGACCGGGGACCTTGCTCATCAGCGACAGGCGGATGTTTTCGCGCGGCTGGATGCCGATGACCAGCTGGTTGGGGACCGTTTTTGCTCCGCGGCTTTCGAAGATCGAATAGGGGATGCAGCGGAACTGGACCACGATCTCGGTCATGCGGATCGGCAGGCGCTTGCCGGTGCGTAGATAGAACGGCACGCCCTTCCAGCGCCAGTTGTCGACATGCGCCTTGATGGCGACGAATGTCTCGGTATCCGAATCCCTGCCCAGCTCGTCGTCGTAGCCCGGCACAGCCTCGCCCTTGATCGCGCCGGCGCGGTACTGGCCGGTGACCGTCTCGCCCGCGACGGCGGGGCGCAGCGCGCGCAGCACCTTGACCTTTTCGTCGCGGATCGCGGTGGCGTCAAAACTGGTCGGCGGCTCCATCGCCACCAGCGCCAGCAATTGCAGCATATGGTTCTGCACCATATCGCGCAGCGCGCCGCTGGTGTCGTAATAGCCGACCCGCGATTCCAGCCCGACCGTTTCGGCGACACTGATCTGCACATGGTCGATATGCGCCGCGTTCCACAGCGGTTCGAACATGATATTGGCAAAACGCAGCGCCATCAGGTTCTGGACCGTTTCCTTGCCCAGATAATGGTCGATGCGGAAAATCCGGTCTTCGGGAAAGGCCGATGCAACCGCGTCATTGATCTCGCAGCTGCTGCCCAGATCGGTGCCGAGCGGCTTTTCAAGGCCGATGCGGACATTGCCCGTCGCCATGCCATTGGCGGCCAGCCCCTTGATCGTCGGTTCGAACAGGAAGGGCGCGGTCGACAGAAAGATCGACAAACCCTCGTTCTCGCCGCTGCCGATCGGCCCCACCTTTTTCGCCAGCGCATCGAAGCCCTCCGGCGTAGAGGCGTCGAGGTCCTGATAGCTCAGGCAGGCCAGAAACGGCTCGATATCCAGCTCGCGCCCCTCGGGCAGGAATTTTTCCAGCGCGGCGCGGGCAAAGGCGCGGAATTCCTCGTCCGAATGCTCGCTGCGCGCGGTGCAGATGATCTGCATGTTTTCGGGCAGGAGCTTTTCCGAATGCAGCGCGCATAAAGACGGCAGCAACATGCGCTGCGACAGATCGCCGGTCGCGCCGAACAGAAGGAGCTTGTTCGCGGTGAATTGCATGGCGGACAGGCTCCTGCGGGGCGGCGGCGGGATCGGATGGCGGTGCGGAGGCACTTTTCGCGGGAATAGTCGCGGGGCGGATAGTGTCAACTCTCGATCATCGCTTGCGAATGCGGATTCGGGAAATGATCTTGCGTCAGATGCACTTCACGCTGATCTCTTTGGCCAATAGCGCGGCCATGCCATAGGATGTGAGGAAGCTGACATCGGCGGCATCGCGGCCAAGGCCGATCTTCACGATGTCGGCAGGCCCCGCCATGCCGGTCGCATCGATCAGATGCCAGCTGCCGATGCCTTCGCCTTCACCATCGGGATCGGCCAGAAACACCTCGGCCACGGCGTGGAAATCCTGCGGCTGTACGTCGGGCGCATAGCACGAGACAAAGCGCGCGGGGATGGCCGATGCGCGGGCAAGCGATACCACGACATGCGCGAAATCACGGCATACGCCGCGCCGTTCGACAAAGCTGTCGATGGCAGTGGTGGTCGCATCACTGGTGCCCGGCGCATAGGCGAAATGTCCCGCGACCCATTGGCGGATCGCCTCTATTCGTGCGCCGCCCGCGGTTCCGGCAAATTCCGCCTCGACAAAGGGCTGAAACCGGTCGGCGGGGCAAAAGCGGGAATCGAACAGATAGGGCACCGTTTCGCCCGGCAGGCGATGCGGAGGCAGCGCGTTCAGCGTTTCGATCTGCGCCAGATGCCGGTCGATCTGCGCGGTGATCGCATAGTCGGCAGTGAAATCGCCCTGACAACGCAGCCAGATGCGTTCCCCCACCATATCCTCACCCGGCACGCGTGCCATATGCTCGCTCGCTCCGATGGTCAGGCCGGGGCCCGACAGTATCTGTTCGGGGATGGCGGCAGCCTCCATCTGCAGCAGGAAGTCGGTCGGCTGGTCGAAGCGAAAGGCGATATGGGCTTCGATGGCGATGTTCATGGGGGCGCGGTTCTTTCGCTTGCGTTGATCCTGCCGACCCAACGCGCCACCGCCCCGCCGTTTCCGGATTTTCGAAGAATCGGGCGAAAAGGTCGGGTCTGGGCGACCGTGGCCTATTCTCCCAGCAGGTGCAGCACCACCTCGCGTCGGTGCGGGCGGGCGCGGTGTTCGGCCAGATAGATCCCCTGCCATGTCCCCAGCGCCAGCGCGCCGTTCACCACAGGGACCGACAGGCTGACGCCGGTCAGCAGCGATTTCAGATGGGCAGGCATGTCGTCGGGCCCTTCGTCATCGTGCAGCCAGCCGCCATCTTCGGGCGCGATCCGGTCGAGCCAGTCCAGAATATCGCCCCGCACCTCGCGCGCGGCATTTTCCTGAATCAGCAGAGAGGCCGAAGTATGGCGACAGAACAGCGTCAGCAAACCCGTGCCGATGCCCTGATCGCCGACCCAATTTTCCACGTCGCGCGTGAATTCGATCAATGCGCGACCGGGTGTGGATATTGCAAGCGTGCTTGCGGATTGTTTCACGAATGTTTCTCCGATGTTCATCTGCGTCTGCTATCTGTCACCAAGTCGGGTATGACGCAGCGCAGGAAACCTTGAAATATCAGCGCTTGGCGAGTGTTGCTGAAATGTGCATTACAGTGGCAATTCGGGAAATTTCGTCACGGAAACTTCATTTTAGCTGTCGCCACACTAGCTTATCGCGGTAAAGGCAAAACGATGGATGGCACGATTTACGATAGCAGGAGCCTTGCACGGCTCGCCTTCGACGGGGGTGCAGAGGATTTGCGCGGCCCCGTGAACGCGCCTGCCTACGTCGATCGTGTCGGTCGTGCGCCGGTCGATGCATCGCGCATCGCGGTGATATGCAATCCGCGCAGCCACGGGGTCAAAACCAAGGGTCTGGACGTTCCGCCGGGTGTCGATGTGCTGTCGCCACGCACCCGCGCCGATCTGCGTAAGACGCTGAACGAATTCAAAACGCGCGGCGTCGAACTGATCATCGTCGCGGGCGGCGATGGCACCGTGCGCGATGTGCTGACTTGTGGCGGATCCTTGTGGCAGGAACAGGCTCCCGCCATTGCGGTATTGCCCAAGGGCAAGACCAATGCACTGGCCATCGATCTTGGCGTCGACCCCGAAGCCAGCGTCGCCGATGTGATCGATGCCTGGCATGCGGGCCGTTTCACCATGCGCCCTGCGATAGAGATCAGCCGTCCCGACGAAACTGGCGCCCCCGTGCGCGGTTTCCTGTTCGGTGCGGGCATTTTCGTCAGCGCCACCGATCTGGCGCAGACCACACACCGTTTCGGCGCGTTCAATAATGTCGCCGTGGCGCTGTCGATGCTGGGTTCGATTGCCAATGTCGCCTTCGGTTTCGGCGGCTCCGGCTGGCGTGAGGGGAAGCGGATCGGCATTTCCGCGCCCGGCACGCCCGATTCCAGACCCGGCATGGATGTCGTCGGCACGCGCAACCGGCTGATCATGCTGGTATCGACGATGCACCGTCTGCCCTTGGGTGTGCGCCCCTTCGGGCGTGAACGCGGCGGCATGAAGCTGCTGGCGACCGAAACGCCGATCCCGCATTTCCTCGTCAATTTCTGGCGCACGATCCGCGGCGGCGACGATGCGAAACTGGCCAGGGCGGGTATTCACCGGCTCGACGCCAGGGAACTGGATATTGACGTCGAGGACGGCTTCGTTCTTGATGGCGAAGTGTTCCCCGGTGGCCGATATATCCTGCGCGAGGGTGCGCCGATCGCCTTCGTCACGCCGTGACGACCGCCCCTGACGGCGCGGCGCTGCACGACCGCGTCACACATGCGCTGGCCGCGCCGGTCCGCGATGAAATCCGCGATTTCGCAAGAGCATTGGGCGAGGCGCATGATGCGCGCGCGGTGATCTTTTACGGCTCCAACCTGCGCAGCGGATCGCTGGACGGTGTGCTCGATTTTTATGTGCTGACGGGCGGACCGCGCGAAAAAGGCCTGTGGCCGCGCGTCGCCTATCACGAGCGGCCCCATAACGGCACCATCCTGCGCGCCAAGGTGGCGGTGATGCGCCTGTCGACCTTCCGTCATGCGGCGGAAGGGCGCCATACCGACACCACCATCTGGGCCCGTTTCGTGCAGCCCTGCGCGCTTGCATGGACCGGCGACCCGCAGGCCGCGTCCGAAGTGACCGCTGCCATCGAAGCCGCCAGCATGACCGCCGCGCGCTTCGCCGCTGCGCTGGGCGAACCGCAGGGGACCGAGCGGGAGTTCTGGCAGGCCTTGTTCCGCGCCACATATCGCGCCGAATTGCGGGTTGAAAAATCGGGTCGCGAACAGCAGATTCTGGATTTCGGCGCGGATCATTTCGGCGGGTTGCTGACGGCCGCATGGCAGGCCGCCGGTATCGCATTTGACGCCGACGGCGATGTGCTGCGCCCGCATCTTTTACCGCAAGAGCGCAAGGCTCTGCTCGACCGCTGGGAACGGCGGCGGCGGATGGGCAAGCCGCTGAACGTGGTGCGCCTGCTGCGCGCGGGCACCACGTTCGAGGGCGGTGCCCGCTATCTGGCGTGGAAGATCGAACGGCACAGCGGCGTCGTCGTGCCGCTGACACCGTTTCGGGAACGGCATCCGATCCTGATGTCGCCCGTGCTGGTGGCGGGATACTGGCAGGCACGGCGCAGGAAACGCGCCGCGCTGTCATCCGACGATTAGTCGTCCTTGTCGTCGGGCTTTGTATAGGGGACGAATTCGCCCAGGAAGATAATCCCGCTCATGAAACCGGACTGGTCGCGCATCTGCACCGTATCGACATCGCAAAGTTGGCCAATGGTGGTGCGTGTGACCATGATGTCATTGCTGCGCAGATAGTTGGCCCCGTTTTCGGGCCGGTTCACGTAAAGCGTGCTGCCGACCTTATAGACAATGGCCGTCTTGTCATAAATCGTCGAGCTGGTGATCCGGCTCATCTGGATGCATTTTTCGGGCGTTCCGGCAACGCGCCCTTCCAGTGCCTTGGCAAGGCGCTGTTCGCCCTTGCTGAGTTCGGTGGGCTTTTCGTCATCCTGCGCGGCCTGCGCGACAATCGGGGCGAGGGCGACCAATGGCGCCAGCGCGCCCAGTGCAAGTGCGGATAAAGCAGTTTTCGTCTTCATATCCATTCTCCTCACCGACAATCTAAGCCGTTTCGTCTGAACTTCTACTGACCAGACGGAGACGATGCTACCAGGCATTACCCGCATCGACCGCCGCTTTTTCCTGAGGGGTGGAGCGGCGGCCCAGAACCGCGTTGCGATGGGGAAACCGGCCAAAGCGCGCGACCATGCGATGGTGCGATCGGGCAAAGGACAGCAGGAAGCTGCTGCCCATCGCGGCAAATTCCCGCAACGACCGGCGCTGGTCTGCAATCCGTTCGCTATGCATCAGCGGCAAGGCAAGAAACTGGCGTCCGGCCAGCGTCAAACCCTTGTCCCACCCGCGGTCCAGCGCGCCCCTGGCAATGGCCAGCGCCAGCGGATCGCTTGCAAAGCTGCGCGGATCGTCGCGGAACAGGTTGCGGGGCAGCTGATCGAACAGCAGAACGGCGGCACGCGCGGTTTGCGGATCGGTCAGAAATTCAGGCGCGGGGCGGCGGTGCAATGCCCGCCATTCGCGCGCGAAGCGGTGTTTCAGCAGACGGTCGATGTGCGGCCCGCCGCGAAACCAGTCTTCCGGCCCCAGTAAATGGAACCAGACATACAGGATTTCCGCCGCCCACGGGCGCGCGGCAAGCATCAACCCGTGCCGCCTACCGTCAGTCCCTCGATCAACAGGCTGGGCTGTCCCACGCCCGCGGGCACGCTTTGCCCTGCCTTGCCGCAGGTGCCGATGCCTTCGTCCAATGCCAAGTCATTGCCGATGCCGACCACTTTGGTCAGCGCGGTCGGCCCGTCGCCGATCAGGGTCGCGCCCTTGATCGGGGCGGTGACCTTGCCGTTCTCGACCTTATAGGCCTCTGTGCAACTGAACACGAATTTGCCCGACACGATATCGACCTGTCCGCCGCCAAAGCTGGTGGCATAGATGCCGTCCTTCATCCGGCTCATCAGTTCGGCCGGATCGTCATTGCCGCTGCGCATGAAGGTGTTGGTCATGCGCGGCATGGGCGCATGGGCATAGGACTGGCGGCGGCCATTGCCGGTCGGCTCCACCCCCATCAGCCGTGCGTTCAACCGGTCGTGGATATAGCCCTTCAGGATGCCATCCTCGATCAGCACGTTTTCGCGTGTGGGCGTACCCTCGTCGTCGATGCTGAGCGATCCGCGCCGGTTCAGCAGCGTGCCGTCGTCCACCACGGTGACGCCGGGGGCGGCGACACGCTGACCGATGCGGCCCGAAAAGGCACTGGTGCCCTTGCGGTTGAAATCGCCTTCCAGTCCGTGGCCCACCGCTTCGTGCAGCAGCACGCCGCACCAGCCGGGGCCCAGCAGCACGGGGCACACGCCGGCAGGGGCGGGCACGCTTTCCAGATTGGTGAGAGCCTGCCGCAAAGCCTCGTCAATCGCGCGGTTCCAGCTCGCCTCGTCCATGACGTCATCATACAGCTGGCGTCCGCCCATGCCGAACGAACCGCTTTCGCGCCGTCCGTTGGCCTCTGCCACGATGGCGACGTTCAGGCGGACCAGCGGGCGCACATCGGTGGCGACAAAGCCGTCGGGGCGCACGATTTCGACCACCGACCACGATCCGGCGAGCGAGGCGGTAACCTGCTTGACGCGCGGATCGCGGGCGCGGGCCGCCGCGTCGATCTTTTCGAGCAATGCGACCTTTTTGGTGAATTCTACGCCGTCGAGCGGGCTGGCATCGGTGTAGAGATGGCGATTGGTCGCCACCGGCGGCGCAGCCAGCGGGCTTTTCGTGGTGTCGAGCAGCGACAGCGTTTCGCCCGCGCGCCGGATCGCGGCGGCCGAAATCTCGTTCGCATGGGCAAAACCGGTCGTCTCACCCGAAACGCCGCGCAGGCCAAACCCCGCTTCGCGCGAGTAATCGGCCGTGCGCAGGCGACCGTCGTCGAAGGAAAAGCTCTCGCTTGCCGTGAATTGCAGGAACAATTCGCCATCGTCGCAGCGCGACAGCGTCTCTCGCGCCAGGGCCTGCGCGGTATCGGGATCAAGCTGTTCGGGGCGATAGAGAAGCGAGCGGGGATCGGCGGGAATGGTCATCAGGCCAATATAGGCAGCGCTTGCCCGTTTGGACAGCGCCGCGTTATTGAAGGATCAGATCCGCTGTTCCTGTGCCGCACCGACCGAGGGATCGACGCCCGTGACATCGTGCGCGGGGCCGCCCGCCAGCACGAAGCGACGGTCGCAATAGCCGCAGTCGACATAGCCCTTTTCGTCGATTTCCAGAAACACGCGCGGATGGCCCAGCGCCGAGGGGCGATAGCCGCTGCCGGCACGAATATCGCTGGCGCCGTCGCATTTGACGCGAGTGGTTTCGGTAAGGACGATTTCGGGCGTGTCGGTCATGGCATTGCCGATTATCAGCGGGCTTCGCGGATTTCCAGATCAAAACGTGCGCTCTTTGTGCCGCTTCGCCCTTTACGCGCGCACATGCGTGCCCCACATGACCGGGCATGAACCCGCTTGCCCAATCCGCCATCTCGATCCGCAACCTGTCCAAGACCTATGCCCCCACGGGCAAGGGGACGGCGCCCAAACAGGCCTTGAGCGATGTCAGCTTCGATGTTCCGCGCGGGATGATCTATGGCCTTCTGGGTCCCAATGGCGCGGGCAAATCGACGCTGATCAATATTCTTGCCGGCCTCGTTTCCAAGACCGAGGGCGAGGTTTCGATCTGGGGCTTCGACATCGACAAGGACCGGCGCAACGCCAAGGCCAGCATCGGCATCGTGCCGCAGGAAATCGTGTTCGATCCGTTCTTTTCGCCGATCGAGGTGCTGGACGTGATGGCAGGCTATTACGGCGTGCCCAAGACCAAGCGCCGCAGCGAGGAATTGCTGAAGGCCGTGCGCCTTGAGGACAAGGCCCATGCCTATGCGCGTTCGCTATCGGGGGGCATGAAGCGCCGCCTGCTGGTGGCCAAGGCGATGGTCCATTCGCCGCCCATCCTGGTGCTGGACGAGCCGACGGCGGGCGTCGATGTCGATCTGCGCCGCCAGCTGTGGGAACTGGTCGTCGATCTGAACAAGCAGGGCGTGACGGTGGTGCTGACCACCCATTATCTGGAAGAAGCCGAAGAGCTTTGCGACCGCATCGCCATTATCAATCATGGCAGGCTGATCGCGGACAAGCCGACGTGCGAACTGGTCGGCATGGCGCGCGAAAAGGTCGTGGAAGTGACGCTGGACCGCGCCATCGGTGCGCCGCTGACGCATCCGGCGTTTCTGAAGTCCGAATTGTCGGACGAAAACACCATGGCGATCACATTCGACAAGGACCGCCTGACTGCGGGCGAGGTGCTATCGCTGGTCCAGCAACAGGGCTGCGCCATCGTGGACGTGACGACGCGCGAACCCGATCTGGAAGATGTTTTCGTTCAGCTGACCCGCGACCAGCTGGCCGATCAGCCCGCCTGATTTTTCAGAACATTGGCTTTGAACATCTGCTCCAGCTGCTCTGAAATGCGGGCAGGGCGCAGGCTTTGCGCGTCGACGCAGCACCAGCTGCTCTCGATCTCGGCCAGGATCTCGGCACCTTTGTCGATCGTGCGTTCGATGATCGTGCGGTAATAGGCGCGCGCGCCGCGAACCTTTTCCAGCACCGTATGGGCGACGACATCATCCCCCAGAAAGGCGGGTCTGCGATAGGTAATCTCGTGCTTCAGCGCGACCCACAGGCGGCTGCTGACCGCTTCCTCTGGCGCATGGGCGCGCCAGTGCGACAGCACCACGTCCTGCACCCAGCCCAGATAGCGCGAATTGTTCACATGCCCCATAAAGTCGATGTCCGAGGGATCGACGGTGATCGGCATGGAGAACGGGCTTGCTGACATGGGTGTAAATTACACCTTTTTCCCGATTCGCGAAAGGCGGGATTGCCCCGATTTCGGCACGGGATGCCCCCGATGAACCCCTATTCGTGCCGCAGCGCATCGATCGGGTTCAGATTTGCCGCCCGCCGCGCCGGAAAATAGCCGAACACGATCCCGATCGCGCCCGAAATCAGGAAAGCGGCGATATTGATGCCAAGGTCGAAGACCCATGGCAGTTCCATCAGCGGGATCAGGAAGAATACCAGCAGCTGCGCCAGCGCCAGCCCCAATATGCCGCCGATGCACGACAGCACGACCGCCTCTACCAGAAACTGCATCAGAACCTCGCTCGCCACCGCGCCGATGGCAAGGCGGATGCCGATTTCGCGCGTGCGTTCGGTAACCGATACCAGCATGATGTTCATGATGCCGATGCCCCCCACGACAAGGCTGATCGCGGCGATTGCGGCGACGATGGCCGTCAGCATGCCGGTTGTTTCCTGCAGGGTGTCGGAAATCTGCTTGGTATCGAAGATGTTGAAATCGTCGTCCTCGCCTTCCTCCAGATAGCGCCGGTCGCGCAATATGCGGGTCAGCGAGGCCTTGACCTGTTCGTTGTCGTAATTGTCGTCGATGCCGATGACGATGGTGCGGATGTCGGTAGTGCCAAGGAAGCGGCGCTGCACCGTCTTGACCGGCATGATCACTACATCGTCCTGATCCGAACCGAAGCCGCCGCCCTGTCCGCGCGCCGACAACAGGCCGATCACATCGCAGCTGACATCACCCACGCGGAACCGTTTGCCCAGCGGGTCGACGCCGCGGAACAGCTTCTCGCTCAGGGTCGAACCCACAAGGCACACGGCCTTGCCCGCCGCCTGTTCCTCTTCGCTGAACAGGCGGCCCGCATCCAGCGGCCATGGCTGGATCTGGAAATAATCATTGGTCGTGCCGCTGATCGTGGTGGACCAGTTCGCCCCTTCGTAAATGGCCGTGGCGCTGGACGATGCCTGCGGGGCGACCGCCTTGACCCCGCCCAGTTGCTGGCGGATCGCGATAATGTCGCCATTGTCGAACTGGCGCGGCGTGGCCCCGCCGCCGCCGCGCCCGAAACCGCTGCCCGGCGTTACCTGCAATACGTTGGAGCCCAGCGCCGAAATCTGTTCGGCCACGCCTACCGATGTCGCGCGGCCCAAAGTGACCATGGTGACAACGGCAGCGACGCCGATCACGATGCCCAGCATGGTCAGCAGCGACCGCATCGCGTGACGCCGTATCGACCGCAGAGACAGATAGACAGTGGTCCCCAGCATCAGGCGGTCCCCTCTGCTTGCGTGTGTCCGTTTCCGGCCAGATCACGGTCGATCAGCCCGTCGCGGAAATGCACGATGCGCTTGGCGAAATCGGCCATCTCTGGCTCGTGCGTGACCATCATCACGGTGATGCCGTCGCGGTTCAGCTCGGCCAGAAGCTCCATGATCTCGACCGATCTCTGGCTGTCGAGATTGCCGGTCGGCTCGTCCGCCAACAGCACTTGCGGATTGGTCACGATGGCGCGGGCTATGGCGACGCGCTGCTGCTGACCGCCAGACAATTCGCCCGGCGTATGGCCCGCCCAAGGGCCCAGCCCCACCTTGTCCAGCGCAGCCATCGCACTCTCGCGCCGCTCGCGCCGGTTGTCGCCGCGATAGAGCAGGGGCAGTTCGACATTTTCCAGGGCGGTAGTGCGGGGCAGCAGGTTAAAGCCCTGAAACACGAATCCCAGATAGCGCCGCCGGAGCAAGGCGCGCTGGTCGCGATCAAGCTCTTCCACATGATGCCCGCGGAACAGATATTGCCCCGCTGTCGGCACGTCGAGGCAGCCCAGAATATTCATCATGGTCGACTTGCCCGAACCCGACGGGCCCATGATGGCCACGAAATCCCCCTCGGCCACGTCGAAATCCACGCCCTTCAACGCGCGGAACGCGGTTTCCCCCGCGCCGAACACCTTGGTTATCCCGCGCAGGGATATCAGCATGGAAGGGGCGGGCGCGTTCATGCCAGCGGCCTATTCCGCGCCTTCGCCCGCGCTGTCGGATTGCTTGCCGGTGATGATTTTCATCCCTTCCTTCAGCTCTCCCGACACGACCGAAGTCATCAATCCGTTGCTGTCGCCCAGCACCACCTGCACCGGCTGCGGCTGCCCGTCATCGCCCAGCACATAGATCAGCTGGCGTGCGCCGCGCCTGATGGTGGCGGTCTTGTCGGCATTGTCGCGGCGGGGCGGGCCGATCTGGATGCCGCCCGCGTCCTCGCCGCCCGCATCGGGCCGGAACGACAGGGCCGCATTGGGGATCATCAGCACATCGGTCAGGTCCGAGGTGACGATATCCGCCGTCGCGGTCATGCCCGGGCGCAGTTTCAGATCGGGATTGGCCACCGACAGATCGGCGGCATAGGATACCACCTGCCCCGTCGTGCTGGTCGATGCGCTGCTGGTGCCCGACGAGCTGGCGGCCGATGCAGTCAGGTTCGATCCGATTTCCACCCGCGTGATCGTGGCGGGAAACGCCTCTCCCGGAAAGGCATCGACGGTGAAGCTGGCCTTCTGGCCGCGCTGCACCGTGCCGACATCGGCCTCGTCGATGGCGACTTCCAGCTTCATTTCGGACAGATCCTCGGCAATCACGAACAGGGTCGGCGTGCTGAACGATGCAGCGACCGTCTGGCCGGGGTCTACCTGCCGCGCCAGCACCACGCCCGCGACGGGGGACCGGATAATCGCGCGTTCACGCTGCGTGCGGCTTTGCGCCAGCGTCGCTTCGGATGCGACGACATTGGCCTGCGCCACGCCCAGCGCGGCCTCTGCCCGTTCCAGATCGGCCTTGCCGGTCTGCAATTCGGTCAGCGACGGCACCTTGCCGCCCGACAGCTTGCGCACCTCTTCCAGCCTTGCATATTGCGCCTTGGCCTGTGCCAGCGTTGCCTTGGCCTGCTCGACCTGCGCGCGATTGGCCGACAGCTGCGCCTCGCCCTGACGGATCTGGTCCTCGATCTGTTCGGGATCGATTTCGGCCAGCGCCTGTCCCACCGTCACGCGGTCGTTCACATCGACGAGCACGCGGGTGACAAGGCCCGATAATTGCGAACCCACCGTCACCTGATTAGTCGGAGCCAGCTTGCCCGTGGCCGACACGCTGGTGACCAGCTGGCCGCGCTTTGCCTCGCTCGTCACATAGCCGGTTGCTTCCTCTCCGCCGAAACAGCGCGAAAGCAAAAGCAGCAGCAGAACGACGCCTGCCGCGATCAGCCAGAATTTGGGGCGGCGATACCAGACGGGCCTTGCCTTCTCGCCAAGGAAGTCTTCGACGGATTCATCGGCCATGGTCAATCCTGCCCTTCGTCGGCTGCGCCATAGAGCGGCGGCATATTGTCGGGG
Coding sequences:
- the zwf gene encoding glucose-6-phosphate dehydrogenase — encoded protein: MQFTANKLLLFGATGDLSQRMLLPSLCALHSEKLLPENMQIICTARSEHSDEEFRAFARAALEKFLPEGRELDIEPFLACLSYQDLDASTPEGFDALAKKVGPIGSGENEGLSIFLSTAPFLFEPTIKGLAANGMATGNVRIGLEKPLGTDLGSSCEINDAVASAFPEDRIFRIDHYLGKETVQNLMALRFANIMFEPLWNAAHIDHVQISVAETVGLESRVGYYDTSGALRDMVQNHMLQLLALVAMEPPTSFDATAIRDEKVKVLRALRPAVAGETVTGQYRAGAIKGEAVPGYDDELGRDSDTETFVAIKAHVDNWRWKGVPFYLRTGKRLPIRMTEIVVQFRCIPYSIFESRGAKTVPNQLVIGIQPRENIRLSLMSKVPGLDREGIRLRATPLDIAMPEAFSGPQRRIAYERLLLDLVEGDQTLFVRRDEVEAQWDWIDGIRASWTANDTRPKAYTAGSWGPTAAIGLTERDGVTWHEG
- a CDS encoding transglutaminase family protein, whose product is MNIAIEAHIAFRFDQPTDFLLQMEAAAIPEQILSGPGLTIGASEHMARVPGEDMVGERIWLRCQGDFTADYAITAQIDRHLAQIETLNALPPHRLPGETVPYLFDSRFCPADRFQPFVEAEFAGTAGGARIEAIRQWVAGHFAYAPGTSDATTTAIDSFVERRGVCRDFAHVVVSLARASAIPARFVSCYAPDVQPQDFHAVAEVFLADPDGEGEGIGSWHLIDATGMAGPADIVKIGLGRDAADVSFLTSYGMAALLAKEISVKCI
- a CDS encoding secondary thiamine-phosphate synthase enzyme YjbQ; amino-acid sequence: MKQSASTLAISTPGRALIEFTRDVENWVGDQGIGTGLLTLFCRHTSASLLIQENAAREVRGDILDWLDRIAPEDGGWLHDDEGPDDMPAHLKSLLTGVSLSVPVVNGALALGTWQGIYLAEHRARPHRREVVLHLLGE
- a CDS encoding diacylglycerol kinase family protein, giving the protein MDGTIYDSRSLARLAFDGGAEDLRGPVNAPAYVDRVGRAPVDASRIAVICNPRSHGVKTKGLDVPPGVDVLSPRTRADLRKTLNEFKTRGVELIIVAGGDGTVRDVLTCGGSLWQEQAPAIAVLPKGKTNALAIDLGVDPEASVADVIDAWHAGRFTMRPAIEISRPDETGAPVRGFLFGAGIFVSATDLAQTTHRFGAFNNVAVALSMLGSIANVAFGFGGSGWREGKRIGISAPGTPDSRPGMDVVGTRNRLIMLVSTMHRLPLGVRPFGRERGGMKLLATETPIPHFLVNFWRTIRGGDDAKLARAGIHRLDARELDIDVEDGFVLDGEVFPGGRYILREGAPIAFVTP
- a CDS encoding DUF924 family protein encodes the protein MLAARPWAAEILYVWFHLLGPEDWFRGGPHIDRLLKHRFAREWRALHRRPAPEFLTDPQTARAAVLLFDQLPRNLFRDDPRSFASDPLALAIARGALDRGWDKGLTLAGRQFLALPLMHSERIADQRRSLREFAAMGSSFLLSFARSHHRMVARFGRFPHRNAVLGRRSTPQEKAAVDAGNAW
- the tldD gene encoding metalloprotease TldD, producing MTIPADPRSLLYRPEQLDPDTAQALARETLSRCDDGELFLQFTASESFSFDDGRLRTADYSREAGFGLRGVSGETTGFAHANEISAAAIRRAGETLSLLDTTKSPLAAPPVATNRHLYTDASPLDGVEFTKKVALLEKIDAAARARDPRVKQVTASLAGSWSVVEIVRPDGFVATDVRPLVRLNVAIVAEANGRRESGSFGMGGRQLYDDVMDEASWNRAIDEALRQALTNLESVPAPAGVCPVLLGPGWCGVLLHEAVGHGLEGDFNRKGTSAFSGRIGQRVAAPGVTVVDDGTLLNRRGSLSIDDEGTPTRENVLIEDGILKGYIHDRLNARLMGVEPTGNGRRQSYAHAPMPRMTNTFMRSGNDDPAELMSRMKDGIYATSFGGGQVDIVSGKFVFSCTEAYKVENGKVTAPIKGATLIGDGPTALTKVVGIGNDLALDEGIGTCGKAGQSVPAGVGQPSLLIEGLTVGGTG
- a CDS encoding zinc-finger domain-containing protein — protein: MTDTPEIVLTETTRVKCDGASDIRAGSGYRPSALGHPRVFLEIDEKGYVDCGYCDRRFVLAGGPAHDVTGVDPSVGAAQEQRI